In one Hymenobacter sp. DG25B genomic region, the following are encoded:
- a CDS encoding Bax inhibitor-1/YccA family protein codes for MEEFVPEEINEQPQLMLSAEEASQVVSGYMRQVYTWMTVALALTGGVALFVGASPAVQQLVFGNRLVFIGLLLLELVVVGFLSRKAFDWTITQTQAAFVGYALLNGLTLGVVFMVYTADSIASTFFVTAGTFGVMSLYGYFTRTDLTRWGNLLLMGVIGLIIASVVNMFLLNSMLYTICSFVGVLLFVGLTAYDTQKLKMMAFMGYGEEDTTINQKAAVLGALTLYLDFVNLFLYILRLFGRRK; via the coding sequence ATGGAAGAATTTGTACCCGAGGAAATCAATGAGCAGCCCCAGCTGATGCTGTCAGCGGAGGAAGCTTCGCAGGTTGTCTCCGGTTATATGCGCCAGGTATATACCTGGATGACGGTGGCGCTGGCCCTCACGGGCGGCGTGGCCTTGTTTGTGGGAGCCTCGCCGGCGGTGCAGCAGCTGGTATTTGGCAACCGCCTGGTATTTATTGGCCTGCTGCTGCTGGAGCTGGTGGTGGTGGGGTTCCTGTCGCGCAAGGCCTTCGACTGGACGATTACCCAGACGCAGGCGGCGTTTGTGGGCTACGCCCTGCTGAATGGTCTTACGCTGGGTGTGGTGTTTATGGTCTATACTGCCGACTCTATTGCCTCCACGTTTTTCGTAACGGCCGGCACGTTTGGCGTCATGAGCCTCTACGGCTACTTCACCCGCACCGACCTCACGCGTTGGGGCAACCTGCTGCTCATGGGCGTCATTGGGCTCATCATTGCCTCCGTTGTGAACATGTTCTTGCTAAACTCCATGCTCTACACCATCTGCTCCTTCGTAGGGGTGTTGCTCTTCGTTGGGCTCACGGCCTACGACACCCAGAAGCTGAAAATGATGGCCTTTATGGGCTATGGCGAAGAGGACACCACCATCAACCAGAAGGCCGCCGTACTGGGTGCCCTGACGCTGTATCTGGACTTCGTGAACCTGTTCCTGTACATTCTGCGTCTGTTCGGCCGGCGTAAGTAG
- a CDS encoding M61 family metallopeptidase produces the protein MRHSTASLLFALALPLSALAQAPVRYQVAFPNAVHHEAQVTVTFSEIPSGPLQVRMARSSPGRYALHEFAKNVYDVQATDSKGKALNISHPDPYGWAVTGHDGTVRFTYTLFGDRTDGTYAGIDAQHAHLNMPATLAYAQGQEQRPVEVKFDAPAGWQIATQLRPETAPNTYSAPHMQYLMDSPTSLGNQQVRTWQEQGQTIELKVLHADTDAELDAYTEQTKKVVKEAAAIFGELPKYDFGRYTFVADYLPQASGDGMEHRNSTSVTSSRSLKGADALRNLSTVSHEFFHSWNVERLRPRDLEPFDFSRANMSSNLWFAEGFTQYFGDLLLRRSGAYSTDQYAAIAVSGLVNAMLNAPGAKLYSPVHMSQQAPFVDAAVSIDPNNRGNTYLSYYIIGGANALALDLELRQKYKTDLDAFMRAMWQQHGKLQRDYAPEKPYTLADWQRVLGEVTHDTAFAGQFFRQHIAGHTLPDFTSLLAPAGMVVRKAHAGQATLGNSGLRFDNKVLTISSATFRNDALYNAGLDRGDQLLKLDGKELKDQKTFDKLLSKHKPGDVVQLEARSRGQVRTVPVTLQEDIELEVVTLEKAGQQPTPEQLAFRAAWLDSKAK, from the coding sequence ATGCGGCATTCTACCGCCTCTCTTCTTTTTGCCCTGGCGCTGCCTCTCTCGGCCCTGGCGCAGGCCCCCGTGCGCTACCAGGTGGCTTTTCCCAATGCTGTACACCACGAGGCCCAGGTAACCGTTACTTTCTCTGAAATTCCTTCCGGACCGCTGCAGGTACGGATGGCCCGCAGCTCGCCCGGCCGCTATGCCCTGCATGAGTTTGCCAAGAACGTGTATGACGTGCAGGCCACCGACTCCAAAGGAAAAGCCCTCAACATCTCCCATCCCGACCCGTATGGCTGGGCCGTAACGGGCCACGATGGCACGGTGCGCTTTACCTATACCCTGTTCGGCGACCGGACCGATGGCACCTATGCCGGTATTGATGCCCAGCACGCCCACCTGAATATGCCCGCCACGCTGGCCTACGCCCAGGGACAGGAACAGCGGCCCGTGGAAGTGAAGTTTGATGCGCCCGCCGGCTGGCAGATTGCCACGCAGCTGCGCCCGGAAACGGCCCCGAACACTTACTCGGCGCCCCACATGCAGTACCTCATGGACAGCCCCACTTCCCTGGGCAATCAGCAGGTGCGCACCTGGCAGGAACAGGGCCAGACCATTGAGCTGAAAGTATTGCACGCCGACACCGACGCCGAGCTGGATGCCTACACCGAGCAGACCAAAAAGGTAGTAAAAGAGGCCGCAGCCATATTTGGCGAGCTGCCGAAGTATGATTTTGGCCGCTACACGTTCGTGGCCGATTATCTACCCCAGGCCAGCGGCGACGGTATGGAGCACCGCAACTCCACCTCCGTTACCAGCTCCCGCTCCTTAAAGGGGGCCGATGCCTTACGTAACCTGAGCACGGTTTCGCACGAGTTTTTCCACAGCTGGAACGTGGAGCGGCTGCGCCCCCGCGACCTGGAGCCGTTTGATTTCAGCCGGGCCAACATGAGCAGCAACCTTTGGTTTGCCGAAGGCTTTACCCAGTATTTCGGCGACCTGCTCCTGCGTCGGTCCGGAGCGTATTCTACGGATCAGTACGCGGCCATAGCCGTGAGCGGCCTGGTGAATGCCATGCTGAATGCGCCCGGGGCTAAGCTTTACTCGCCGGTGCACATGAGCCAGCAGGCGCCGTTTGTGGATGCCGCCGTCAGCATAGACCCCAACAACCGCGGCAATACCTACCTCTCCTACTACATTATCGGCGGGGCCAATGCCTTGGCGCTGGACCTGGAGCTGCGTCAGAAGTATAAAACCGACCTGGATGCCTTTATGCGCGCCATGTGGCAGCAGCACGGCAAGCTCCAGCGCGACTACGCCCCGGAAAAACCCTACACCCTGGCCGACTGGCAGCGGGTGCTGGGCGAGGTAACACACGATACGGCCTTTGCCGGACAGTTTTTCCGGCAGCACATTGCCGGCCATACTCTCCCCGATTTCACGAGTCTGCTGGCCCCCGCCGGAATGGTGGTGCGCAAGGCCCACGCCGGCCAAGCCACGCTGGGCAACAGTGGGCTCAGATTTGACAACAAAGTCCTGACCATCAGCTCCGCTACTTTCCGCAACGATGCCCTGTACAACGCCGGCCTCGACCGCGGCGACCAGCTCCTCAAGCTGGACGGTAAAGAATTGAAAGATCAGAAGACCTTTGACAAGCTGCTGAGCAAGCACAAGCCGGGGGACGTAGTGCAGCTGGAAGCCCGCTCGCGCGGGCAGGTACGCACCGTGCCGGTAACGCTGCAGGAGGATATCGAGCTGGAAGTGGTAACACTGGAAAAAGCCGGCCAGCAGCCCACGCCCGAGCAGCTGGCATTCCGGGCCGCCTGGCTGGACAGCAAGGCCAAGTAA
- a CDS encoding phosphatase PAP2 family protein has translation MTSHLRRLLAEVVLFITEFAIVLAVGVLGVAGFLFISREVFDQDAATFDADAFRWTQRLFGAGRQQWVEAITFLASRNFIVVAALSVIVYFLVVRKHRWYTLMVPVVALGGITLNVVLKGIYQRPRPLLPLTSASGLSFPSGHAMISACFYGLLIYLVYTHVRRHKVWRWVLIVALALLILLIGITRVYLRVHYATDVMAGILAGISWLLIAIPLLRRLEGVIKKRFRNDPQLAEKQAL, from the coding sequence ATGACCTCTCATCTTCGCCGCCTGCTGGCGGAAGTCGTGCTGTTCATCACTGAGTTTGCCATTGTGCTGGCCGTTGGGGTGCTGGGTGTAGCGGGTTTTCTGTTCATCAGCCGGGAAGTGTTTGATCAGGATGCCGCCACCTTTGATGCCGATGCTTTCCGCTGGACGCAGCGCCTGTTTGGGGCCGGGCGGCAGCAGTGGGTGGAAGCCATTACATTTCTGGCCTCCCGCAATTTCATTGTAGTGGCGGCCCTTAGTGTTATTGTGTACTTTCTGGTGGTGCGCAAACACCGCTGGTATACGCTCATGGTGCCGGTGGTGGCTCTGGGCGGCATCACGCTCAACGTGGTGCTAAAAGGTATTTACCAGCGCCCCCGGCCGCTGCTGCCGCTCACCTCGGCCTCGGGCCTGAGTTTTCCTAGTGGCCATGCCATGATCAGTGCTTGTTTTTACGGCTTACTTATCTACTTGGTATACACGCATGTGCGACGCCATAAAGTCTGGCGCTGGGTGCTCATTGTCGCGCTAGCGCTGCTTATTCTGCTGATTGGCATTACCCGCGTATACCTGCGGGTGCACTATGCCACTGATGTAATGGCGGGCATTCTGGCCGGCATTTCCTGGCTGCTGATTGCCATTCCGCTGTTGCGACGCTTAGAAGGAGTGATAAAAAAACGCTTCCGCAACGATCCGCAATTAGCTGAAAAACAGGCCTTGTAG
- a CDS encoding phosphatase PAP2 family protein codes for MKAFTARLLARLSLITTEALVVGVLLWAALVVFFYLTRVVFVNKSATFDWWAFSTLDTLRFAYPGLTSGVLVVTFFASMPFLVAAGILAPAGLLWRGYKREAWELLWAVAGGSILNQLLKIHYERLRPDTALLPQAGLSFPSGHAMIGMTLYGCVAWLLWRHGHHPAWAAALLFWTFLIGCSRVYLHVHYATDVLAGFAAGLVWLILLRFALHLWERIVGVTIKDEVEAGK; via the coding sequence ATGAAAGCCTTCACTGCCCGTCTGCTGGCCCGCTTATCGTTAATTACCACGGAAGCGCTGGTGGTAGGGGTGCTTTTGTGGGCGGCGTTGGTGGTGTTTTTCTACCTCACCCGCGTGGTTTTCGTCAATAAGTCCGCCACGTTCGACTGGTGGGCTTTTTCCACTTTGGATACGCTGCGCTTTGCCTATCCCGGGCTTACCTCCGGGGTTCTGGTGGTTACGTTTTTCGCTTCCATGCCTTTTCTGGTGGCTGCCGGCATCCTGGCCCCCGCCGGACTGCTATGGCGCGGGTACAAGCGCGAGGCCTGGGAGCTGCTCTGGGCCGTGGCCGGGGGCTCCATCCTGAATCAGCTGCTCAAAATCCATTATGAGCGTCTCCGCCCCGATACTGCCTTACTACCGCAAGCTGGGCTGAGCTTTCCCAGCGGCCACGCCATGATTGGCATGACGCTGTATGGCTGTGTGGCCTGGCTGCTCTGGCGGCACGGCCACCACCCCGCCTGGGCGGCCGCCCTACTATTCTGGACGTTCCTGATTGGCTGCTCCCGCGTGTATCTGCACGTGCACTACGCCACTGATGTGCTGGCCGGCTTTGCCGCCGGTTTGGTCTGGCTGATACTGCTACGCTTTGCCCTGCACCTTTGGGAGCGGATTGTGGGTGTTACGATTAAAGATGAGGTAGAAGCTGGTAAATAG
- a CDS encoding GAF domain-containing protein: MQLKTLEKPASAGIFPFITSLSLEPLIAYWQERVHDTNKGTAALAQAIMDQVQNEAWSRGAITDMVALECGCDLVETLMLAVFPPASFQADISGATPPFARFSFYHTPRFAEVLLNPNHTVKQPLNIDASTMEVYMTRVAYLLILEKVYGVRLPLNSTVIFTVPDYSIGLYRHYGVELNSSFIEVRVVGEAPPLTPEQIENLGHNLHRLDIWKEMLPPELFELHGFNIVHLVDVTDQEILSELKYDLLERDVLQASDRLEQIQEKLRVLFGRPFLQLGIAAYDEKKRAFVDFGRKINHSFLTKQLQNQEVSSGFRQIYARLMLERQPVVLENVETADIPEDLRQQILGIGIRSAILALLPYGDDTVGLLELGSPNVGDLDEFSLEKVNPFIPLFAVAVKRNAEDIQTRVQAIIKEKFTAIHPTMEWRFTDAALNLLEKIEDGNKNAEMEPIVFHDVYPLHGSSDIRGSSTARNEAIQGDLIEHLSLANKVLKKASEFQALPILDELKFYVNKNLRRLRQGIITGDEVNILESIKTEVEPLFEYLGTNTPELRTILTEYWDNIDPDLGILYKRRKAFEQSVTRLNDAVSDYLDEEEEKAQQMFPHYFQRFKTDGVEYNIYVGGALVENKPFDLIFLKNLRLWQLLTMVEITRRTAALKNELPMPLETTQLVLVHSQPLSIRFRQDERQFDVDGTYNIRYEIIKKRIDKATILGTGERLTQPGQLALVYTQLREATEYMEYIDYLQDRNLLEPEVEELELEELQGVKGLLALRVKVKL, translated from the coding sequence ATGCAGCTTAAGACTCTAGAAAAACCGGCCTCGGCCGGGATATTTCCCTTCATTACTTCCCTTAGTCTGGAACCCCTCATAGCCTATTGGCAGGAGCGGGTGCACGACACCAATAAAGGTACCGCCGCCCTGGCGCAGGCCATTATGGACCAGGTACAGAACGAAGCCTGGAGCCGGGGGGCTATTACCGATATGGTAGCCCTGGAATGTGGCTGCGACCTGGTGGAAACCCTGATGCTGGCGGTGTTTCCTCCCGCTTCCTTTCAGGCCGATATCAGCGGCGCGACTCCTCCTTTTGCCCGGTTCAGCTTTTACCATACGCCCCGCTTTGCCGAGGTACTGCTTAACCCCAACCACACGGTAAAACAGCCGCTGAATATAGACGCGTCCACTATGGAGGTGTACATGACGCGGGTTGCCTATCTGCTCATTCTGGAAAAAGTATATGGTGTCCGGCTGCCCCTTAACAGCACCGTCATCTTCACTGTACCCGACTACAGCATTGGCCTGTACCGGCACTACGGCGTAGAGTTAAACTCGTCGTTTATTGAGGTGCGGGTAGTAGGCGAAGCCCCTCCGCTTACCCCCGAGCAGATTGAAAATCTGGGGCATAACCTGCACCGCCTGGATATCTGGAAAGAAATGCTGCCGCCGGAGCTATTTGAGCTGCATGGCTTCAACATTGTGCACCTAGTAGATGTAACGGACCAGGAAATCCTCTCCGAACTGAAATACGACCTGCTGGAGCGCGACGTGCTGCAGGCCTCCGACCGCCTGGAACAGATTCAGGAAAAGCTGCGCGTGCTGTTTGGCCGCCCCTTCCTGCAGCTGGGTATTGCCGCCTACGATGAGAAGAAGCGCGCTTTCGTGGATTTCGGCCGAAAGATAAACCACAGCTTCCTTACCAAGCAGCTGCAAAACCAAGAGGTTAGCTCGGGCTTTCGGCAGATATATGCCCGCCTGATGCTGGAACGGCAGCCCGTGGTGCTGGAAAATGTAGAAACCGCCGATATTCCCGAAGACCTGCGCCAGCAAATCCTCGGTATTGGCATCCGGAGCGCCATTTTAGCCCTTTTGCCTTACGGCGACGACACCGTGGGCCTGCTGGAGCTGGGCTCCCCCAACGTGGGCGACCTGGACGAGTTCAGCCTGGAAAAAGTGAACCCCTTTATTCCCTTGTTCGCGGTGGCCGTGAAGCGCAACGCCGAGGATATTCAGACGCGGGTGCAGGCCATTATCAAGGAGAAGTTTACCGCCATCCATCCGACCATGGAATGGCGCTTTACCGATGCCGCCCTGAACCTGCTGGAGAAGATTGAGGACGGCAACAAAAACGCCGAAATGGAGCCCATTGTGTTCCACGACGTGTATCCGCTGCATGGCTCTTCCGACATCCGGGGCAGCAGCACCGCCCGCAACGAGGCCATTCAGGGCGACTTAATTGAGCATTTATCCCTGGCGAATAAGGTGCTGAAAAAAGCTTCTGAGTTTCAGGCGCTGCCTATTCTGGATGAACTGAAGTTCTACGTGAATAAAAACCTGCGCCGCCTGCGCCAGGGCATTATTACGGGGGATGAAGTCAACATTCTGGAGTCAATAAAGACGGAAGTGGAGCCCCTGTTTGAGTACCTGGGCACCAACACGCCCGAGCTGCGCACCATCCTCACGGAATACTGGGACAATATTGACCCCGATCTGGGCATTCTCTACAAGCGGCGCAAAGCCTTTGAGCAAAGCGTAACCCGCCTGAACGATGCCGTGAGCGACTACCTGGACGAAGAGGAAGAAAAGGCCCAGCAGATGTTCCCGCACTACTTCCAGCGCTTCAAAACCGATGGCGTGGAGTACAACATTTACGTGGGTGGGGCGCTGGTAGAAAATAAGCCCTTCGACCTCATTTTTCTGAAAAACCTCCGCCTGTGGCAGCTCCTGACCATGGTGGAAATAACGCGCCGAACCGCCGCCCTCAAGAATGAATTGCCCATGCCGCTGGAAACCACCCAGCTGGTGCTGGTACACAGCCAGCCGCTGAGCATCCGCTTCCGGCAGGATGAGCGCCAGTTTGATGTAGACGGCACCTACAACATCCGCTACGAAATCATCAAGAAGCGCATCGACAAAGCCACCATTCTGGGTACCGGGGAACGGCTGACGCAGCCCGGCCAGCTGGCCCTGGTGTACACTCAGCTACGGGAAGCTACCGAGTACATGGAGTATATTGACTACCTCCAGGACCGCAATCTGCTGGAGCCGGAGGTAGAAGAACTGGAGCTGGAAGAGCTACAAGGCGTAAAAGGCCTGCTGGCGCTACGGGTGAAAGTGAAGCTATAA
- a CDS encoding T9SS type A sorting domain-containing protein — MNTFSLRSLLVALAVLLLTTASFAQNRRPAKSPARQEMHAYLQQTVMPVVRQQRQKLETQLSATDKTQLTAYRGQLQAMRKQDKQLRRSFRAANQPQQVQGQAKVTLTDAQKEQLKALRTQRRAILEQVKPLAQKYQAAISQLAAEVQPQQVQWQTDMQAIRAKYPAATPENAPAKAGRKHSGQRRYFQPVSFLLLNPNAPTHSRHDKQQPAVGDEASVYPNPVAATSQLTYEVKKAGPVTVELLDGRGSALRTVVNQKQNKGTYSQAVQVDDLARGTYFFKITTRSGVETKRFVKQ, encoded by the coding sequence ATGAACACATTCTCCCTTCGGTCCCTGCTGGTAGCCCTGGCCGTGCTGCTGCTGACCACGGCCTCGTTTGCCCAAAACCGCCGCCCGGCCAAGTCGCCGGCCCGCCAGGAAATGCACGCTTACCTGCAGCAAACGGTAATGCCCGTGGTGCGCCAGCAGCGCCAGAAGCTGGAGACCCAGCTTTCAGCCACTGATAAAACCCAGCTTACCGCCTACCGCGGGCAGCTGCAGGCAATGCGTAAGCAGGATAAACAGCTGCGCCGTAGCTTCCGGGCTGCTAACCAGCCCCAGCAGGTTCAGGGCCAGGCAAAAGTTACGCTTACCGATGCCCAGAAAGAGCAGCTGAAAGCACTGCGCACGCAACGCCGCGCCATACTGGAGCAAGTAAAGCCCCTGGCGCAGAAGTACCAGGCTGCTATCAGCCAGCTGGCCGCTGAGGTACAGCCCCAGCAAGTCCAGTGGCAGACTGATATGCAGGCTATTCGGGCCAAGTACCCCGCCGCTACCCCGGAAAACGCGCCTGCTAAGGCTGGCCGTAAGCACAGTGGGCAGCGCCGCTACTTCCAGCCTGTTTCCTTTCTGCTGCTCAACCCTAACGCCCCCACCCATTCCCGGCACGACAAGCAGCAGCCAGCCGTGGGCGACGAGGCATCCGTATATCCTAACCCGGTGGCGGCTACCAGCCAGCTGACCTACGAGGTGAAAAAAGCCGGCCCGGTAACCGTGGAGCTGCTGGATGGTCGCGGCAGCGCCCTGCGCACCGTAGTCAATCAAAAGCAGAACAAAGGCACCTATTCGCAGGCGGTGCAGGTGGATGATCTGGCGCGTGGCACTTATTTCTTTAAGATAACCACCCGCAGTGGAGTAGAAACCAAGCGGTTTGTGAAACAATAG
- a CDS encoding dicarboxylate/amino acid:cation symporter, with protein MKFSRLALLALVLLLVAAVITLLHQYQLATLPDSLPMAARWVALAAVVAYAMQRRSLTFWIVTSMLVGAEAGADFPEGAQNLKVLSDVFLRLVKTIIAPLVFATLVVGIAGHADLKKVGRMGVKALVYFEIVTTFALFIGLAAINLTQAGKLDPAVLAAARAGNTTNDAIATAPKQTAADIITHIFPENIAKSVADGQVLQVVVFAIIFAIGLAMVSDKFRRPMLEWSESLSEVMFKFTNVVMFFAPLGVGGAIAYTVGKMGFAPLLNALQLLLTLYGALIAFILLILLPVALIARIPIKRFVQAIAEPVSIAFATTSSEAALPRAMEAMESIGVPRRVVAFVMPTGYSFNLDGTTLYLSLAAIFVAQAAGVPLSFGQQLVMVFTLMLTSKGVAGVPRASLVILLATVSSFNLPSWPVFIILGIDALMDMARTAVNVIGNCLASAVIARWEGEFVDNYHAAPITDLAEADSTLVQHVS; from the coding sequence ATGAAGTTTTCCCGACTCGCTCTTCTGGCTCTCGTTTTATTACTAGTGGCCGCAGTTATCACGCTGCTGCATCAGTACCAGCTTGCTACCCTCCCCGATTCTTTGCCGATGGCCGCCCGTTGGGTAGCGTTGGCCGCCGTCGTTGCCTATGCCATGCAACGCCGCTCCCTCACGTTCTGGATTGTAACCAGCATGCTGGTGGGGGCCGAAGCCGGAGCCGACTTTCCGGAAGGCGCGCAGAACCTGAAGGTATTGTCTGACGTGTTTCTGCGCCTGGTGAAAACTATTATTGCGCCGCTGGTATTTGCCACGCTGGTGGTGGGTATTGCCGGCCATGCTGACCTGAAAAAGGTAGGCCGCATGGGGGTTAAGGCACTGGTATATTTTGAGATTGTCACCACGTTTGCGCTCTTCATCGGGCTGGCAGCTATTAACCTCACGCAGGCCGGCAAGCTGGACCCCGCAGTACTGGCCGCTGCCCGGGCCGGCAATACTACCAATGACGCCATTGCCACTGCACCCAAGCAGACCGCAGCCGACATCATTACCCACATCTTCCCCGAAAACATTGCTAAATCGGTAGCTGACGGACAGGTATTGCAAGTGGTGGTTTTCGCCATCATCTTCGCTATTGGCCTGGCTATGGTGTCGGACAAGTTTCGCCGGCCTATGCTGGAGTGGTCGGAAAGCCTCTCGGAGGTGATGTTTAAGTTCACCAACGTGGTCATGTTCTTCGCCCCGCTGGGCGTGGGCGGCGCCATTGCCTATACTGTAGGCAAAATGGGTTTCGCGCCCCTGCTCAACGCTTTGCAGCTGCTGCTCACGCTCTACGGCGCACTCATTGCCTTTATTCTGCTGATTCTGCTGCCGGTGGCGCTGATTGCCCGCATTCCCATCAAGCGCTTTGTGCAGGCCATTGCCGAGCCGGTGAGTATTGCCTTCGCCACTACCTCGTCGGAGGCGGCGCTGCCCAGGGCCATGGAGGCCATGGAAAGTATTGGCGTGCCGCGCCGCGTGGTGGCCTTCGTGATGCCTACAGGCTACTCCTTTAACCTTGACGGCACCACGCTATACCTCTCACTGGCCGCCATTTTTGTGGCCCAGGCCGCGGGGGTGCCGCTCAGCTTCGGACAGCAGCTGGTCATGGTGTTCACGCTGATGCTCACCTCCAAGGGTGTGGCCGGCGTACCCCGCGCTTCGCTGGTGATTCTGCTGGCTACCGTGTCTTCATTTAATCTGCCGTCCTGGCCGGTGTTCATTATTCTGGGTATTGATGCGCTGATGGATATGGCCCGCACCGCTGTTAACGTCATCGGCAATTGCCTGGCCTCGGCCGTAATTGCGCGGTGGGAAGGCGAGTTTGTAGACAACTACCACGCGGCGCCCATCACCGATCTGGCCGAAGCCGACAGCACTTTGGTGCAGCACGTAAGCTAG
- a CDS encoding dipeptide epimerase, with protein sequence MLHWSLHPRTLPLRYTWKISRNASTEKVNLLVRVGREGNGGPAGWGEAAPNVRYGETPESLQADFARLLTAGLPHVEDEQDLQELLHTQQPAHALRFALESAFIHYAAARLGQSVGKYLGVQAAPGPVPTAFSLPIMEPGAVPEFVRTHAVARFPLLKLKVNQESGYALLQALTQCLPGHPLLIDGNEAWQEPDSLLQFLEQTQTLPGLQVRLLEQPLPAACTDAYRYLRPRSPFPVFADESVTDTAEFAEVARQFHGVNMKLMKAGGYRNGLHILKQTRAHGLQTMLGCMVETSLGIWSALQVSPLAQVCDLDGFLIVRDEPFGLVQENQGLLTAQAALPALHQVPPTVI encoded by the coding sequence ATGCTTCACTGGTCTTTGCACCCCCGCACGCTGCCGCTGCGCTATACCTGGAAAATATCCCGCAACGCCTCCACTGAGAAGGTAAATCTGCTGGTGCGCGTGGGGCGGGAGGGCAATGGCGGGCCCGCCGGCTGGGGCGAGGCGGCCCCCAACGTGCGCTACGGGGAAACGCCGGAAAGCCTGCAGGCCGATTTTGCCCGACTGCTGACGGCCGGCCTGCCGCACGTAGAAGATGAGCAGGACTTGCAGGAGCTGCTGCACACGCAGCAGCCCGCCCACGCGCTGCGCTTTGCCCTGGAATCAGCTTTTATTCACTACGCCGCCGCCCGGCTGGGGCAGTCAGTAGGAAAGTACCTGGGCGTGCAGGCGGCGCCGGGCCCGGTGCCCACGGCCTTTTCACTGCCCATTATGGAGCCCGGCGCGGTGCCGGAGTTTGTGCGCACGCATGCGGTAGCCCGCTTTCCGCTGCTTAAGCTGAAGGTGAACCAGGAAAGCGGCTATGCCTTGCTGCAGGCCCTGACCCAATGCCTGCCCGGCCACCCGCTCCTGATTGATGGCAACGAAGCCTGGCAGGAGCCCGACAGCCTGCTGCAATTTCTGGAGCAGACCCAAACGCTGCCCGGCCTGCAGGTGCGCCTGCTGGAGCAACCCCTGCCCGCCGCCTGCACCGATGCCTACCGCTACCTGCGCCCGCGCAGCCCGTTCCCGGTTTTTGCCGATGAGTCAGTAACGGATACGGCCGAATTTGCCGAAGTAGCACGGCAGTTTCATGGCGTGAACATGAAACTAATGAAGGCCGGCGGATACCGCAACGGCCTTCATATTCTAAAGCAAACCCGTGCCCACGGGCTGCAAACCATGCTGGGCTGCATGGTAGAAACTTCCCTGGGTATCTGGTCGGCGCTGCAGGTAAGCCCGCTGGCCCAGGTCTGCGACCTGGACGGGTTCCTGATTGTGCGCGACGAGCCATTTGGCCTGGTGCAGGAAAACCAAGGGTTGCTCACCGCCCAGGCGGCGCTGCCTGCCCTGCACCAGGTGCCCCCAACCGTTATTTAA
- a CDS encoding DUF6799 domain-containing protein, whose amino-acid sequence MKRFFPTLLLSFTLLAPLAAAAQAKTTPQTRQTVSANAQYVMQNGTVVLRQGNQNTGLTQNIRLANGTKINYKSGIVELPGGKMTTLREGDYVTAKGDIVFATPGSAAAARGEKAPADAQFDRYVEKGAAISPETFDARLTTLNTRLDLMAQKIQLLNQKISLLSVNAQRPTDTAQLDQQIQALEEQIRNIK is encoded by the coding sequence ATGAAACGCTTCTTCCCTACCCTACTGCTCAGCTTTACCCTTTTGGCACCTCTGGCAGCGGCGGCCCAAGCTAAAACCACGCCGCAAACCAGGCAAACCGTGAGCGCCAACGCGCAATACGTGATGCAGAACGGCACCGTAGTGCTGCGCCAGGGCAACCAGAACACCGGCCTCACGCAAAACATCCGCCTGGCCAATGGCACCAAAATCAACTATAAAAGTGGCATTGTAGAGCTGCCCGGGGGCAAAATGACCACCCTGCGCGAAGGCGACTACGTAACCGCGAAAGGAGATATTGTGTTTGCCACGCCCGGCAGCGCCGCCGCCGCCCGCGGCGAAAAAGCCCCTGCCGATGCGCAGTTTGACCGCTACGTGGAAAAAGGCGCCGCTATTTCGCCCGAGACGTTTGATGCGCGCCTGACTACGCTGAACACCCGCCTGGACCTGATGGCCCAGAAAATTCAGCTGCTGAATCAGAAAATCAGCCTGCTGAGCGTGAATGCCCAGCGCCCCACCGATACCGCGCAGCTGGACCAGCAGATTCAGGCGCTGGAAGAGCAGATCAGGAATATTAAATAA
- a CDS encoding MarR family winged helix-turn-helix transcriptional regulator: MKIEDEIQQRTFQSEYHKLHINLVFTANWLQFRQSVAFKEFGLTLPQFNVLRILRGQHPKPATVNLLIERMLDKTSNASRIVDKLEAKALVTRTVCPSNRRAVDILITEAGLALLQRMDAVVSDATLGLQNLTEQEAAQLNALLDKLRG; this comes from the coding sequence ATGAAAATTGAAGACGAAATCCAGCAACGCACTTTCCAGAGCGAGTACCATAAGCTGCACATCAACCTGGTGTTTACGGCAAACTGGTTGCAGTTCCGGCAAAGTGTGGCTTTTAAGGAGTTTGGTCTCACGCTGCCCCAGTTTAACGTGCTGCGCATTCTGCGGGGCCAGCACCCTAAGCCGGCTACCGTAAACCTGCTCATTGAGCGCATGCTGGATAAAACCAGCAACGCCTCCCGCATTGTGGACAAGCTGGAAGCCAAGGCTCTGGTTACCCGCACCGTGTGCCCCAGCAACCGCCGGGCCGTGGATATCCTCATTACCGAGGCCGGGCTGGCTCTGCTCCAGCGCATGGATGCCGTGGTGTCTGATGCAACCCTGGGCCTGCAAAATCTGACCGAACAAGAAGCTGCTCAACTCAACGCGCTGCTGGATAAGCTGCGCGGCTAA